GCCCGTGATCTTCCTGGACGAAAGCACCACCGGCATGGACCCGCTGATGCGACGCCGCGTGCTGGATCGCATCCGTCTGGAAGCGAAAAAAGGCCGCACCGTGCTGTTGACCACCCAGGTGCTGAGCGAAGCCGAAGAGCTGTGCGACACCATCATGATCATCAACCGCGGCAAGACCCTGGCCGCCGGCACGCTACAAGATTTGCGCAGGCTCTCCAACCGCATGTTTCGCGTGACCATGACCTTTGCCCGCGACGGGGACTTTCAGCAACTCCTGCAGCCCCTGAACCCTGCATCCCTCCGGATAGACGGGGACACGGTGGATATGCTCTTCAAGGGCGAAGAAGCGCAGTTGCTCGGCAAGCTGGCCGAGGTGGCGCGAGCGATCCCGATCCTGCACTTCGAAGTCCAAGGCGCTGGGTTGGAAGAGATTTTCGTGGAGCTGGTTCAAACCAAACACACCGGCCCGCAAGAGGACGGGGCGCCATGAGCGGCTTGGTGGCGATCTTCTACCGCGACTGGCGGCAGCGCATCACGAATATCGGGTTCGTGTTCTGGGATCTGTTCGTGCCGGTCGCGTATCTCTTATTGTTCGGCCTCGGGTTCGAGCGCACGTTCGGCGAGCAGTTCGCCATCCAAGGAACCCCGATCCCGTACGCGGACTTTTTCCTGGCCGGCGTGCTGGCCATGACAACCTTTGGTATCGCCCTGAACACGTCGTGGGGCTTTTTCATGGACAAGGACTCCGGCATCTTCTATGAACTGCTCACCTATCCCATCACCCGGCGCCAGTTCCTGTTCGGCAAGATTCTCTTCAACGTGCTGCTGAGCGCCACCGGCGCCCTGCTCGCGATCCTGCTGGGCGCACTGGCCCTCGACGTGGCGGTGCGCTGGCTCTGGCTGCCCGTAACAGTCCTGGTTGTGATGTGCACCACCGCGGGCTGGTTCTTCTTCCTGAGCATTCCCGCAATCCGCTTCGACCGCATGGACTCCTTCAACACCTTCAACAGCGCGGCCTACATTCTTCTAATGTTCCTCAGCACCATGTTCTACCCCATCGAATCCCTACCCGCATGGTTTCGCGCCATCGCGTGGCTCAACCCCATGACCTGGCAGGTGGACGTGTTGCGCTACAGCCTGCTGGGGATCGGGTCGGCGAGTGTCGCGCTGGTGGAGTTTGCGTGCTTCATGGCGTTTACGTTCATCTGCCTCTCGTTGGCGGTGAGGACGATTGATCGGGTGGGTTGAGTCGATGCATAAAAATTTCTATAATGATGCATATCATCCCTAGGAGG
The genomic region above belongs to Nitrospirota bacterium and contains:
- a CDS encoding ABC transporter permease: MSGLVAIFYRDWRQRITNIGFVFWDLFVPVAYLLLFGLGFERTFGEQFAIQGTPIPYADFFLAGVLAMTTFGIALNTSWGFFMDKDSGIFYELLTYPITRRQFLFGKILFNVLLSATGALLAILLGALALDVAVRWLWLPVTVLVVMCTTAGWFFFLSIPAIRFDRMDSFNTFNSAAYILLMFLSTMFYPIESLPAWFRAIAWLNPMTWQVDVLRYSLLGIGSASVALVEFACFMAFTFICLSLAVRTIDRVG
- a CDS encoding ABC transporter ATP-binding protein; protein product: MNVITVEDIRKVYRASGAEPIHALHGVSFEVSQGQVYGLLGPNGAGKTTLVKILTTLTAPTSGHATICGFDLVHQALDVRRQIVAVLQQTAVDGLLTVEDNLRIYAYLHGVGADETRARMRWLLEEFELGSQARQTVQHLSLGTKRRIQVAKIFMVDAPVIFLDESTTGMDPLMRRRVLDRIRLEAKKGRTVLLTTQVLSEAEELCDTIMIINRGKTLAAGTLQDLRRLSNRMFRVTMTFARDGDFQQLLQPLNPASLRIDGDTVDMLFKGEEAQLLGKLAEVARAIPILHFEVQGAGLEEIFVELVQTKHTGPQEDGAP